DNA from Synechococcus sp. CBW1108:
CGATCCAGCGGGGCGTGGTTCAACTTCCCCTCACCGCCGGCGCCATCGCCGTTGCCTACAACCTGCCCGGCTGCAGCCTCAAGCTCAGCCAGGCCCAACTGGTACAGATCTTCGAGGGCAAGATCACCAACTTCCAGGAGCTTGGCTGCGCCAACCAACCAATCCAGGTGGTGGTGCGCTCCGATGGCTCCGGCACCACCTACAACTTCACCAATTCCCTGGCCGCCTTCAGCCCCAGCTGGAAGAACGGGCCCGGCGTCGGCAAATCGGTGAACTGGCCCACCGGCGTGGGGGCCAAGGGCAACGAGGGAGTCGCCGCCAGCATGCTGCAAACCAAGGGCAGCATCGGCTACGTGGAAGCGGCCTATGTGCGGGGCGTGCTGCAAGCCGCCGCGATCGCAAACCGCAGCGGCAGCTTTGCCCTACCCGATGCTGCCGCTGCCAGCCAGGCCCTGGCCACAATCGACCTTGGGGCCGATCTCACCGGCAGCGATCCGAATCCCAGCGCCGGCTACCCGATCGTCACCTTCACCTGGGTGCTGCTTTACAAGACCGGCAACGGCGCAAAACTAGCTGCCCTTCAGCGCACGATCAATTACGCCCTCAGCGATGGGGCCCAGCGCCAGGCCCCTGGGCTCGGCTACATCCCACTCCCAGCTGGCGTGGTCACCAAGGCGAAGGCAGCGCTGGCCGGCGTGGGAGCCTGAGACCAGGCCCCCCTCTTAATCAAGCCCTAGGGCCCTATTTGCTCTCGGTGAACTCCGCATCGATCACGTCGTCACTGGCCGAGCCGCTGGCCCCA
Protein-coding regions in this window:
- the pstS gene encoding phosphate ABC transporter substrate-binding protein PstS yields the protein MALIRFGSRAMVGAALGLVGLSGCGVSPGGGTNQILQAAGASFPAGLYQRWFADLAARERIRVNYQSVGSGAGVRQFEAGTVDFAASDKPLDAREAASIQRGVVQLPLTAGAIAVAYNLPGCSLKLSQAQLVQIFEGKITNFQELGCANQPIQVVVRSDGSGTTYNFTNSLAAFSPSWKNGPGVGKSVNWPTGVGAKGNEGVAASMLQTKGSIGYVEAAYVRGVLQAAAIANRSGSFALPDAAAASQALATIDLGADLTGSDPNPSAGYPIVTFTWVLLYKTGNGAKLAALQRTINYALSDGAQRQAPGLGYIPLPAGVVTKAKAALAGVGA